In a genomic window of uncultured Sphaerochaeta sp.:
- the metG gene encoding methionine--tRNA ligase — MSPMKKRLVTSALPYVNNIPHLGNLTQVLSADVFARFCRSKGYETLYICGTDEYGTATETRALKEGVTPRELCDRYHAIHRDIYAWFNISFDYFGRTSTDEQTSIVQDIFKKVDAAGYVSEHELEQLYCPSCDRFLADRFVEGTCPHCHSEGARGDQCDSCQTLLDPVELINPRCGVCGTTPIPKKTKHLYIDLPKALPLLETWMEKASKEGFWANNAVQVTKSWIRDGLKERCITRDLKWGIPVPKPGYEDKVFYVWFDAPIGYVSISANATKDWKTWWQNPDNVELFQFIGKDNIPFHTVIFPSCQLASGEKWTMLHHMSSTEYLNYEGGKFSKSLGIGIFGNDVQDTGIPADVWRFYMFYNRPEKSDVTFTWADFQEKVNGELIGNLSNLVNRTLTFVRRFYPDNALLSAPIDEQLHEQIRTKEAEIDALMERSEEREGLRQILALSSIGNKAFQDGEPWKMRTQDPGKAMSLLKTLVYLIRDLAVMVEPFLPTTSVRMLSFLGCKDVRWNAVGTTTGITGFAEPELLFTKLEDVLIEELRTRFSGSQEERKQKEQTNTKEVQKTMEQEMDQVSLAEQFAKRVILKVAKIVNVEKHPQGDKLYILTLDVKEEEPRTIVSSIVPYYTAEELQSQQIVLVSNLKPANFRGVKSYGMLLAASDPAAEEHTTCEVLFVPQFEVGTVLLPEGHEGPQDALPYVKADHFFSMPIVAEDGVVKIDGKPLGKDGVYVTSKKYLNGPVG; from the coding sequence ATGTCCCCTATGAAAAAGAGACTTGTTACCAGTGCACTTCCCTATGTGAACAATATTCCGCATCTGGGTAACCTTACCCAAGTGCTTTCTGCTGATGTCTTTGCCCGTTTCTGCCGTTCGAAGGGGTATGAGACGCTGTATATCTGCGGTACCGATGAATACGGTACCGCCACCGAGACCAGGGCCTTGAAGGAGGGGGTAACCCCCCGCGAGCTGTGCGACCGATATCATGCGATCCACCGCGACATCTATGCCTGGTTCAACATCAGCTTTGATTACTTCGGTCGTACCAGCACCGATGAGCAGACCTCCATTGTGCAGGACATTTTCAAGAAGGTCGATGCTGCAGGGTATGTCAGTGAGCACGAACTGGAGCAGCTCTACTGCCCAAGTTGCGACCGATTCCTGGCAGATCGTTTCGTCGAAGGGACTTGCCCCCATTGCCACAGTGAGGGAGCCAGGGGAGACCAATGTGACAGTTGCCAGACCCTGCTCGATCCGGTGGAGCTCATCAATCCCCGTTGCGGCGTATGCGGCACAACCCCGATTCCCAAAAAGACCAAACACCTCTATATAGATCTTCCCAAGGCACTTCCTCTTCTGGAGACATGGATGGAGAAGGCCAGCAAGGAGGGCTTCTGGGCCAACAATGCGGTTCAGGTTACGAAATCCTGGATTCGTGACGGGCTGAAAGAGCGTTGTATCACCCGTGATCTCAAGTGGGGTATCCCCGTGCCGAAACCCGGCTACGAGGACAAGGTTTTCTACGTCTGGTTTGACGCACCCATCGGGTACGTCTCCATCAGTGCAAATGCCACCAAGGATTGGAAAACATGGTGGCAGAACCCGGATAACGTTGAGCTTTTCCAGTTCATCGGGAAAGACAATATCCCGTTCCATACGGTCATTTTCCCCTCCTGCCAGCTTGCAAGCGGAGAAAAGTGGACGATGTTGCATCATATGAGCAGTACCGAGTACCTCAATTATGAGGGGGGAAAGTTCAGCAAGAGCCTTGGCATCGGCATTTTCGGAAATGATGTGCAGGATACCGGCATTCCCGCCGACGTGTGGCGGTTCTACATGTTCTACAACCGTCCTGAGAAGAGTGACGTCACCTTCACCTGGGCAGACTTCCAGGAGAAGGTGAATGGGGAGCTGATCGGCAATCTTTCGAATCTGGTCAACCGGACCCTGACCTTCGTCAGGAGATTCTATCCCGACAATGCGCTGCTTTCGGCTCCCATTGACGAGCAGTTGCACGAGCAGATCAGGACAAAGGAAGCTGAGATCGATGCTTTGATGGAGCGCTCGGAAGAGCGTGAGGGCCTCAGGCAGATTCTCGCACTCTCCTCAATCGGGAACAAGGCTTTCCAGGATGGGGAGCCGTGGAAAATGCGCACGCAGGATCCCGGGAAGGCAATGAGCCTGCTCAAGACCTTGGTCTACCTCATCAGGGACCTGGCGGTCATGGTCGAGCCGTTCCTGCCTACCACCAGTGTGCGGATGCTCTCCTTCCTGGGCTGCAAGGATGTTCGGTGGAACGCGGTGGGAACCACAACCGGGATCACCGGCTTTGCCGAGCCTGAGCTGCTCTTCACCAAGCTGGAAGATGTCTTGATCGAAGAATTGCGCACCCGATTCAGTGGATCACAGGAAGAGCGCAAGCAAAAAGAGCAAACCAATACCAAGGAAGTACAGAAAACCATGGAACAAGAAATGGATCAGGTGAGCCTGGCCGAGCAGTTCGCGAAGCGTGTCATCCTGAAGGTGGCCAAAATAGTCAATGTCGAGAAGCATCCCCAGGGAGACAAGCTTTACATTCTCACCCTTGATGTGAAGGAAGAGGAGCCGCGCACCATCGTCAGCTCAATCGTTCCTTACTATACTGCAGAAGAGTTGCAATCCCAGCAGATTGTGCTGGTCAGCAACCTCAAGCCCGCCAATTTCCGCGGGGTGAAGAGCTATGGCATGCTGCTTGCTGCCAGCGATCCTGCCGCCGAGGAACATACCACTTGTGAAGTGCTGTTTGTTCCCCAGTTCGAGGTCGGCACAGTTCTGCTTCCTGAAGGGCATGAAGGTCCCCAGGATGCCCTGCCGTATGTGAAGGCAGACCACTTCTTCTCCATGCCCATCGTAGCTGAGGACGGCGTGGTGAAGATCGATGGCAAGCCTCTTGGCAAGGATGGGGTGTATGTGACCTCCAAGAAGTATCTGAACGGCCCTGTTGGTTGA
- the rplI gene encoding 50S ribosomal protein L9, translating to MKIILNQDVVNLGEEGDVVDVKDGYARNFLLPNKMAVMFNKTNQSIFASRTAAIEKRKIEKRSASASMKEKLDKVALTMVVSAGESGKLFGSVTSSMVQEALAKQGIEVERKKIEVATHAIKMVGTYSVRVRLYEDESAEVKLVVESEATVKARQAAEAKAAAEAAKAAAKAEAEAAKAAAAEAAATTEVTE from the coding sequence ATGAAAATCATTCTCAATCAGGATGTCGTCAATCTCGGAGAAGAGGGAGACGTGGTAGATGTCAAGGACGGGTACGCCCGTAATTTCCTGCTGCCCAACAAGATGGCAGTCATGTTCAACAAGACCAACCAGTCCATTTTTGCCTCCCGCACCGCAGCAATCGAAAAACGCAAGATCGAGAAGCGTTCTGCAAGTGCAAGCATGAAGGAGAAGCTGGACAAGGTTGCCCTGACCATGGTCGTTTCCGCCGGTGAGAGCGGCAAGCTCTTCGGTTCGGTCACTTCCTCCATGGTTCAGGAAGCTTTGGCCAAGCAGGGTATCGAAGTTGAACGCAAGAAGATCGAAGTTGCCACCCATGCCATCAAGATGGTTGGTACCTATTCGGTGCGTGTTCGCCTCTATGAGGACGAGAGTGCCGAGGTGAAGCTTGTGGTCGAAAGTGAAGCAACCGTGAAGGCTCGCCAGGCTGCAGAAGCCAAGGCTGCCGCAGAGGCTGCAAAAGCCGCTGCCAAGGCTGAA
- the rpsR gene encoding 30S ribosomal protein S18, with translation MRDDDNDSMMNDMDGKSGRGDRRMGGRKPSFRKKVCKFCTQNLTPDYKNPEMLRRYITERGKILPARITGCCAKHQRAVTNEIKKARVLAYLPFEKK, from the coding sequence ATGCGCGATGACGATAATGATTCCATGATGAACGATATGGATGGAAAGAGTGGAAGAGGCGACAGAAGGATGGGTGGACGCAAGCCCAGCTTCCGCAAGAAGGTTTGCAAGTTTTGTACCCAGAACCTGACGCCTGATTACAAGAACCCCGAAATGCTTCGGCGCTATATCACCGAACGTGGAAAGATTCTTCCCGCCCGCATCACTGGTTGCTGTGCAAAGCACCAGAGGGCTGTTACCAACGAGATCAAGAAGGCACGCGTTCTCGCGTACCTCCCGTTCGAGAAGAAGTAA
- a CDS encoding DUF115 domain-containing protein, giving the protein MNRLDSKSIREMLILVGVSFVLSRLMIGNLVFTIPLMVLAPKFSDRKVALLPVALVALLLAATELIRSRDALGSPEGRILLLIGLFIPTVLLVASAVWIALAERRTLYRYLASCLFGVVASVVVVIGFSKPNEALEWVNSAMYETFRMILGQASGDTDPTALLADSELRSLYRMSVLAIGAMLAPLCMALVGFTSFMAMSYQYRYDSSFSKRIAGWRVPEATLWVFLGSWTLVLALILLKANYLSRALALQVALGSSVLYAVQGMAITTHFALRKGLVVNTARLFSSVFLLAFLIPGVNVVVVFVLPLLGVTETWIAYRSNE; this is encoded by the coding sequence ATGAACCGTCTGGATTCCAAGTCGATCAGAGAGATGTTGATCTTGGTGGGTGTGAGCTTCGTGCTCTCCCGGCTGATGATCGGCAATCTGGTCTTCACCATCCCCTTGATGGTTCTTGCCCCGAAGTTTTCTGATCGGAAAGTGGCTTTGCTTCCGGTTGCCTTGGTTGCCTTGCTGTTGGCAGCAACCGAGCTTATCCGTTCCAGGGATGCCCTGGGCAGCCCGGAAGGCCGAATTCTGCTTCTGATCGGATTGTTCATCCCGACTGTGTTGTTGGTCGCTAGTGCGGTATGGATTGCACTGGCTGAGCGGCGGACACTGTACCGATACCTGGCATCCTGCCTGTTTGGCGTGGTTGCTTCGGTTGTAGTGGTCATTGGGTTTTCAAAGCCTAACGAGGCGCTTGAGTGGGTCAATTCAGCAATGTATGAGACCTTTCGCATGATTCTCGGACAGGCATCGGGTGACACCGATCCGACTGCTTTGCTTGCGGACAGTGAGTTGAGGAGTCTTTATCGGATGTCGGTTTTGGCGATAGGAGCCATGTTGGCTCCCCTGTGTATGGCGTTGGTGGGTTTCACCTCCTTTATGGCGATGAGCTACCAATACCGGTACGACAGCAGTTTCAGCAAACGGATTGCAGGCTGGAGGGTTCCTGAAGCAACACTTTGGGTATTTCTCGGGTCCTGGACCTTGGTGCTGGCACTGATTCTTCTCAAGGCGAACTACCTCAGCCGTGCTTTGGCACTGCAGGTTGCGTTGGGAAGTAGCGTACTGTATGCTGTGCAAGGTATGGCCATCACAACGCATTTCGCGTTGCGGAAGGGCTTGGTTGTCAATACCGCCAGATTGTTTTCCTCGGTGTTCTTGTTGGCGTTTCTCATACCTGGGGTGAACGTGGTGGTTGTCTTTGTACTTCCCTTGTTAGGGGTTACGGAGACATGGATAGCGTATAGAAGCAATGAGTAA
- the hflK gene encoding FtsH protease activity modulator HflK: MDTMQQPPRPARKVRNISPKLVIWIIVAVVLVMLVLSSFFVVDQTEQAVVLRLGKYNRTVGPGLQTKIPLGIEASYNVPTQVVQTMTFGYRSNSSTSPLFGNTDYTNESLMLTGDLNIIDVQWIVQYKIEDPVKWMFNVESRETTLRDISQSVMNKLVGDLPILSVMTSERTRIEVEAQDNMQKVFDNYGLGVKIVTVKLQNIVPPIGEVQDAFEDVNKAIQDMNRLINEGKQNYNKIIPSARGEANKLIQQAQGYASERVNQATGDVARFNSVREVYEQSKDITRTRLYIEAMESIINPSSEGSVTLIDKSLANFLPIQMLEGGAK; encoded by the coding sequence ATGGATACCATGCAGCAACCACCGAGACCTGCGCGAAAGGTACGGAACATCAGCCCGAAGCTGGTGATCTGGATCATCGTCGCCGTAGTGCTCGTCATGTTGGTTCTCAGCAGTTTCTTCGTCGTAGACCAGACCGAACAGGCTGTTGTGCTCCGCCTCGGCAAGTACAACCGCACCGTCGGCCCGGGCTTGCAGACAAAGATTCCCCTGGGAATCGAGGCCAGCTACAATGTACCGACCCAGGTCGTCCAGACGATGACCTTCGGCTACAGGAGCAACAGCAGCACCTCACCACTTTTCGGCAATACCGACTACACCAATGAGTCTTTGATGCTTACCGGCGATCTGAACATCATTGATGTCCAGTGGATTGTCCAGTACAAGATTGAGGATCCGGTGAAATGGATGTTCAATGTGGAATCGAGGGAAACCACGCTGCGCGACATCAGCCAGAGCGTCATGAACAAGTTGGTGGGAGACCTTCCCATCCTTTCGGTCATGACCAGTGAAAGAACAAGGATTGAGGTTGAAGCACAGGACAACATGCAGAAGGTCTTTGACAACTATGGCCTTGGCGTGAAGATTGTCACGGTCAAACTGCAGAACATCGTTCCGCCGATCGGAGAGGTGCAGGATGCATTCGAGGATGTCAACAAGGCAATCCAAGACATGAACCGCCTCATCAACGAAGGCAAGCAGAACTACAACAAGATCATTCCCTCGGCCCGTGGTGAGGCGAACAAGCTCATCCAGCAGGCACAGGGCTATGCCTCCGAGCGCGTCAACCAGGCAACCGGTGATGTGGCTCGCTTCAACAGCGTCCGCGAAGTGTATGAACAAAGCAAGGATATCACCCGCACACGATTGTACATCGAGGCAATGGAATCGATCATCAATCCGAGCAGTGAGGGTTCTGTCACCCTGATAGACAAGAGCCTGGCCAACTTCCTGCCGATCCAGATGCTCGAAGGGGGTGCCAAATGA
- the hflC gene encoding protease modulator HflC: MSTATNKKLITTLIVVVVFLVIFVLLGPFYILYEGQQSVITRFGKIVNSEQDSGLKFKMPLIDTVVIYPKKILSWDGAAQRIPTKENQFIWVDTTARWRIADPAKYYETVNTVNNGIFRLNDVLDSSIRTIISENFLNEAVRNTNQINDIKVEEQVQSVESNEDAETLRNLTVTQARQETITIGRDGLSNMMFDQAKQFTSGFGIELIDIVIRQIRYSDDLTESVYQRMIKERNQIAEAYRSYGRGQLAQWQGKTEGEEKQILSAAYSESEKIKGVADATAAEIYAESYSADPEFFELWRTLESYRKTIPGLNKVLSTDMEYFDMIYGKTVED, encoded by the coding sequence ATGAGTACTGCAACCAATAAGAAACTGATAACCACGTTGATTGTGGTCGTGGTCTTTCTCGTCATCTTTGTCCTTTTGGGCCCCTTCTACATCCTGTATGAAGGCCAGCAGTCGGTGATCACCCGGTTCGGCAAAATCGTGAATTCCGAACAGGATTCCGGCCTGAAGTTCAAGATGCCCCTGATCGATACCGTAGTCATCTATCCCAAGAAGATCCTCTCCTGGGATGGGGCTGCCCAGCGCATCCCGACCAAGGAAAACCAGTTCATCTGGGTTGACACCACCGCACGCTGGAGAATCGCCGATCCTGCCAAGTACTATGAGACAGTCAATACCGTAAACAATGGTATCTTCCGCCTCAATGACGTGCTTGACTCCTCCATCCGCACCATCATCAGTGAGAACTTTCTCAATGAGGCTGTGCGAAACACCAACCAGATCAACGACATAAAGGTTGAGGAGCAGGTGCAGAGTGTGGAGAGCAATGAGGATGCCGAGACGCTGAGAAACCTCACGGTAACCCAGGCAAGGCAGGAAACCATCACCATCGGCCGTGACGGACTGAGCAACATGATGTTTGACCAAGCCAAGCAGTTCACCTCCGGATTCGGCATCGAACTGATCGACATCGTCATCCGCCAGATCCGCTACAGCGATGACCTGACCGAGAGCGTATACCAGAGGATGATCAAGGAAAGAAACCAGATCGCCGAAGCATATCGCTCCTACGGCCGTGGTCAGCTTGCCCAGTGGCAAGGAAAGACCGAGGGTGAAGAGAAGCAGATCCTCAGTGCCGCCTACTCCGAAAGTGAGAAGATCAAGGGTGTTGCCGACGCGACTGCAGCAGAAATATATGCTGAATCGTACTCTGCCGATCCTGAATTCTTCGAGCTGTGGAGAACCTTGGAGTCGTACAGGAAGACAATTCCCGGGCTGAACAAGGTCCTCAGTACTGACATGGAGTACTTCGACATGATCTACGGGAAAACCGTGGAAGACTGA
- a CDS encoding peptidoglycan bridge formation glycyltransferase FemA/FemB family protein, with protein sequence MVVRPIDYKKFVCTGPAMQSSFWAALKHGSLWKPHAFEVEWEGRTQSVLVLVKQVFLLWNLAYIPFGPDLQALGVTQANECIRQLSKQLKPLLPPFVFALRFDLPFDEVNDENVLHLAGPRLRTLSESVQPEATVRINLKWGYQAVKLGYRDRAKRALRKASQSVEVGLWAGDDATFRRWYDIYLETSRRDGFSPRSSKYLKALLTLDGKVRGDISSKLLLATQNRKIVGGLIVVFSPVEATYLYGASLRLDGVTCSHPLQDYAIRMACERGCSFYDLYGISGPKGRGSHLAGLEIFKLSFGGQSCYRTPSTDYVYRFLLWKVYTISERIRYRLKRKVRPQEGVQPNS encoded by the coding sequence ATGGTAGTTCGGCCGATAGATTACAAGAAATTCGTATGCACCGGGCCTGCCATGCAGAGCAGTTTTTGGGCTGCCCTCAAACATGGTTCGCTCTGGAAGCCCCATGCCTTTGAAGTGGAATGGGAAGGGCGGACGCAAAGCGTGCTTGTGCTGGTGAAGCAAGTGTTTCTTCTCTGGAATCTTGCCTACATTCCCTTCGGCCCGGACTTGCAGGCACTTGGGGTGACACAGGCAAATGAATGCATCCGCCAGCTGTCAAAGCAACTCAAGCCGCTCCTGCCTCCCTTCGTGTTCGCATTGCGCTTCGATCTTCCCTTTGATGAAGTCAATGATGAGAATGTTCTTCATCTGGCTGGCCCTCGCTTGCGCACCCTCTCTGAGAGTGTGCAACCCGAGGCAACGGTTAGGATCAACCTGAAATGGGGGTATCAGGCGGTGAAGCTTGGGTATCGTGACCGGGCCAAGCGTGCACTGCGCAAGGCAAGCCAGAGTGTGGAGGTAGGTCTCTGGGCAGGTGATGATGCCACCTTCAGGAGGTGGTATGATATCTATCTTGAGACCTCAAGACGCGATGGGTTCAGCCCCCGGTCGTCAAAATATCTCAAAGCATTGCTTACCCTTGATGGCAAAGTACGGGGGGATATCTCCTCAAAGCTGTTGCTGGCCACGCAGAACCGAAAGATTGTCGGGGGCCTCATCGTAGTGTTTTCCCCTGTCGAAGCGACCTATCTCTATGGTGCTTCGCTTCGCTTGGATGGGGTTACCTGCTCACATCCCTTGCAGGACTATGCAATCAGGATGGCCTGTGAACGTGGTTGCTCTTTCTATGATCTGTACGGGATATCGGGGCCGAAGGGCAGGGGTAGTCATCTTGCCGGTTTGGAAATTTTCAAGCTTTCTTTTGGCGGACAGAGCTGTTATCGGACACCCTCAACAGACTATGTCTATCGATTTCTTTTATGGAAAGTCTACACGATTTCTGAGCGGATCCGGTATCGCCTGAAACGGAAAGTCAGGCCTCAAGAAGGAGTCCAACCAAATTCTTGA
- a CDS encoding HAD family hydrolase: MDKDALVIFDFDGTLYPIDPYDSEQALLLALAQGSNLWFRLRAHRLVRQDQKGQLAGRAFHQRYAELTRHADKSLVEHIGRNLAKHLGSKERDSILQLAEHADLGILSCGTENIIEAFLQEAGLLGHFSFIRAKRLSWDAQGTAHMHVDIDGPEAKARAITALRSTYQSILAVGDGPTDIPMLNAADLGLVMNWSTRQASYPFATYTSLKELCNHCLSHLDNASEACRTAKR; this comes from the coding sequence ATGGACAAGGATGCTCTGGTTATCTTCGACTTTGATGGAACCCTCTACCCCATCGACCCCTATGACAGCGAACAGGCACTGTTGCTTGCCCTGGCACAGGGCAGCAACCTCTGGTTTCGCCTGCGCGCCCACCGCCTGGTACGACAGGATCAGAAGGGACAATTGGCAGGCAGGGCTTTTCATCAGCGCTATGCAGAGCTGACAAGGCATGCCGACAAGAGCTTGGTGGAACACATCGGTCGCAACCTGGCCAAGCATCTGGGCTCGAAGGAACGGGATTCCATCCTGCAACTGGCTGAGCATGCTGATCTGGGAATCCTCAGCTGCGGGACAGAAAACATCATTGAAGCGTTTCTTCAGGAAGCAGGGCTACTGGGCCATTTCTCCTTCATCCGCGCCAAGCGCCTGAGCTGGGATGCACAGGGAACCGCTCATATGCATGTGGATATTGATGGGCCGGAGGCGAAGGCAAGGGCAATCACTGCCCTTAGATCGACCTATCAGAGCATCCTTGCCGTAGGGGACGGTCCCACTGACATCCCCATGCTCAATGCAGCTGATCTGGGCCTGGTCATGAACTGGTCAACGCGCCAGGCAAGCTATCCGTTTGCCACCTACACCTCACTAAAGGAGCTCTGCAACCACTGCCTTTCTCACCTCGACAATGCCAGTGAGGCCTGTCGTACCGCCAAGCGGTAG
- the ssb gene encoding single-stranded DNA-binding protein gives MANDLNVVALVGRLTRESELRYSNGGMAICRFSIAVNRRKRTADNRWEDEANFFDCTMFGKSAESINQYLEKGRQVSILGELRQSRWEQDGQSRSRVEIAVNSLQLLSSSSASAEGGRSERGRSEQPAARSQGSYGSRPAPKESVPMMDIGGPEQFDDDQIPF, from the coding sequence ATGGCAAATGACTTGAATGTGGTCGCGTTGGTAGGCCGGCTTACGAGGGAGAGCGAGCTTCGTTATTCCAATGGAGGCATGGCTATCTGTCGTTTTTCCATCGCAGTCAACCGTAGAAAGAGGACGGCTGACAATCGCTGGGAAGATGAGGCCAACTTTTTTGACTGCACAATGTTTGGGAAGAGCGCCGAATCCATCAACCAGTATCTGGAGAAGGGAAGGCAGGTTTCCATACTTGGAGAGCTGAGGCAGAGTCGCTGGGAACAGGACGGTCAGAGCCGAAGCCGGGTCGAAATTGCCGTCAATTCTTTGCAGCTCCTTTCAAGCTCATCCGCTTCCGCCGAAGGTGGCAGGAGTGAGAGAGGTCGCAGCGAACAGCCTGCGGCCAGAAGCCAAGGATCGTACGGTTCTCGTCCAGCTCCCAAGGAATCGGTGCCCATGATGGACATCGGTGGCCCTGAGCAGTTCGACGACGATCAGATCCCATTCTAA
- a CDS encoding Mur ligase family protein, producing MKVLIFGLGMHGGGFAAASYFLDHGDEVRITDLKGACDLGSEMEALALRGAVCISGTHRSEDFLWADIVVKNPAIPPNHPMLSHARMIVNDFAWLFSSPWCEQVKIIAITGTKGKTTTSAAVAHVLQELGYEAMQCGNMGISAFSVLREWERRHDSGRALPDYLVCEFSSWQIRDTVQAMHGQLPPMEICALTNFYPDHLNSYESIERYLEDKLELFTEQVRMAVIPDVMAERIRKQTKLDRRHIRGIDRSCPKELEQQPHLKSAYTILLALGLKYKSILKALESFQGVPHRIEQVGTLGNILFVNDSAATIPEAVHFSYAKFRTMAVHLICGGTDKNLKSDAMLEEVLHASSVSLLDGSFTQNKLIPLLKEHHIAYLGPFKAMGDALQASLDAALEKQKDLPDLPQAILLSPGSASFELFANEFDRGNQFKNLVGLLLEA from the coding sequence ATGAAGGTTCTGATCTTCGGCTTGGGAATGCATGGGGGTGGCTTTGCTGCTGCATCCTATTTCCTTGATCATGGAGATGAAGTGCGCATTACGGACTTGAAGGGTGCCTGCGATCTGGGCTCTGAGATGGAAGCACTGGCACTTCGAGGTGCTGTGTGCATTTCAGGAACCCATCGATCGGAGGATTTCCTCTGGGCCGACATTGTCGTCAAGAATCCCGCCATCCCCCCCAACCACCCGATGCTCAGCCATGCTCGCATGATCGTGAATGACTTTGCTTGGCTCTTCTCCAGTCCTTGGTGCGAACAGGTGAAGATCATTGCAATAACAGGAACCAAGGGAAAGACCACCACCAGTGCAGCAGTCGCCCATGTATTGCAAGAACTTGGGTATGAGGCGATGCAGTGCGGCAATATGGGTATCAGTGCATTCTCGGTGCTTCGCGAGTGGGAACGCAGGCATGATAGCGGAAGAGCCCTTCCCGACTACCTGGTCTGTGAATTCTCCTCCTGGCAGATCCGCGACACGGTGCAGGCAATGCATGGCCAGCTCCCTCCGATGGAAATCTGTGCTTTGACCAATTTCTATCCGGATCACCTCAATTCATATGAGTCCATTGAACGGTATCTGGAAGATAAGCTGGAGCTGTTCACCGAACAGGTACGGATGGCCGTCATCCCCGATGTCATGGCCGAGAGAATCAGAAAACAGACCAAGCTTGACCGCCGTCACATCCGGGGCATCGACCGCTCCTGCCCGAAAGAACTGGAGCAACAACCCCATCTCAAGAGTGCCTACACCATCCTCCTTGCCCTGGGACTCAAATACAAGTCCATCCTCAAGGCGCTGGAGAGCTTTCAGGGGGTTCCCCATCGCATTGAGCAGGTGGGAACACTTGGAAACATCCTGTTCGTAAACGACAGTGCAGCCACCATTCCCGAGGCTGTACACTTCTCCTATGCCAAATTCCGGACGATGGCAGTCCACCTCATCTGCGGGGGGACGGACAAGAACCTTAAAAGCGATGCAATGCTTGAGGAAGTCCTCCATGCAAGCAGTGTCTCGTTGCTTGACGGAAGCTTTACCCAGAACAAGCTGATTCCTCTCCTGAAGGAACACCATATTGCCTACCTTGGACCATTCAAGGCCATGGGAGATGCGCTTCAGGCAAGTCTGGACGCTGCCCTGGAGAAGCAGAAAGACCTTCCAGACCTACCCCAGGCAATCCTGCTCAGCCCGGGCAGCGCCTCCTTTGAGCTCTTTGCAAATGAGTTTGACCGGGGCAACCAGTTCAAGAATTTGGTTGGACTCCTTCTTGAGGCCTGA
- the rpsF gene encoding 30S ribosomal protein S6, with product MRNYEFTVIFNANEENTTAGLEFVTSTFAAAGVEITKQEDMGVKYLAYDIKKQEKGHYVYFELKADPSTILGFEKAFLLHANILKYLFVNNEK from the coding sequence ATGAGAAATTATGAGTTCACCGTTATCTTCAATGCAAACGAAGAGAACACAACCGCTGGCCTGGAATTTGTGACCAGCACCTTTGCTGCTGCCGGGGTAGAGATTACCAAGCAGGAAGACATGGGCGTCAAGTATCTCGCCTATGACATCAAGAAACAGGAAAAGGGACACTATGTCTACTTCGAGCTGAAGGCTGATCCGAGTACCATCCTTGGCTTTGAGAAGGCTTTTCTGTTGCACGCCAACATCCTGAAGTATTTGTTTGTAAACAACGAAAAATAA